One window of the Sandaracinaceae bacterium genome contains the following:
- a CDS encoding sigma-54 dependent transcriptional regulator — MSKILIVEDEETLRRSLARHLRRRGEEILEAGTCQEAREVLEREPDVDVVLTDVMLPDGQGFTVVDHVHASRAAVIVMTGQAVLDHAITALRHGADDFLTKPFSLEALDHSLERVQSARSLGMAPPASETDLAAWRTEHCPEIIGEDATLMRVFDIVRRVADTDCSVLITGETGTGKELIAQAIHRASGRRKGAFVPMNCAAIPENLMESELFGHAKGAFTGATNAHKGRFQVADGGTLLLDEIGEMDLSLQAKLLRVLQEGEIRPVGESKSHKVDVRVVAATHRDVEEMAETGRFREDLLYRLDVIRIELPSLRQRPGDIPHLVGHFISEAARRRNRNITRIEDAALAALQGFDWPGNVRQLRHTVERMVVLAQGETLTLDDVPARIREASGATAGGGGGSPILPEAGLDLRDAVEQFENALIVQALERTGWNKNQAASILQMNRTTLVEKLKKKGISKSHVAA, encoded by the coding sequence AGAGATCCTCGAGGCTGGTACGTGCCAGGAGGCGCGCGAGGTGCTCGAGCGAGAGCCCGACGTCGACGTCGTGCTGACCGACGTCATGCTCCCCGACGGGCAGGGCTTCACCGTGGTCGACCACGTCCACGCGAGCCGCGCCGCGGTGATCGTCATGACCGGCCAGGCGGTGCTGGACCACGCGATCACGGCGCTCCGGCACGGCGCCGACGACTTCCTGACCAAGCCCTTCTCGCTCGAGGCCCTCGACCACTCGCTCGAGCGCGTCCAGAGCGCCCGCTCGCTCGGGATGGCGCCGCCGGCCAGCGAGACCGATCTGGCCGCCTGGCGCACCGAGCACTGCCCGGAGATCATCGGCGAGGACGCGACCCTCATGCGGGTCTTCGACATCGTCCGGCGCGTGGCCGACACCGACTGCTCGGTGCTCATCACCGGCGAGACCGGCACGGGCAAGGAGCTGATCGCCCAGGCCATCCACCGCGCGAGCGGGCGCCGCAAGGGCGCGTTCGTGCCGATGAACTGCGCGGCGATCCCCGAGAACCTCATGGAGAGCGAGCTCTTCGGCCACGCCAAGGGAGCCTTCACGGGCGCCACCAACGCGCACAAGGGCCGCTTCCAGGTCGCGGACGGGGGCACGCTCCTGCTCGACGAGATCGGCGAGATGGACCTGTCCCTCCAGGCGAAGCTCCTCCGGGTGCTGCAGGAGGGGGAGATCCGACCGGTCGGTGAGTCGAAGAGCCACAAGGTCGACGTGCGCGTGGTCGCCGCGACTCACCGCGACGTCGAGGAGATGGCCGAGACGGGTCGCTTCCGCGAGGACCTGCTCTACCGGCTCGACGTCATCCGGATCGAGCTCCCGTCGCTGCGCCAGCGGCCCGGCGACATCCCCCACCTCGTCGGCCACTTCATCAGCGAGGCCGCCCGTCGCCGGAACCGGAACATCACCCGCATCGAGGACGCCGCGCTCGCGGCCCTGCAGGGCTTCGACTGGCCGGGCAACGTGCGGCAACTTCGCCACACCGTGGAGCGCATGGTCGTGCTCGCGCAGGGCGAGACCCTGACCCTCGACGACGTGCCGGCCCGGATCCGCGAGGCGAGCGGGGCGACGGCGGGCGGCGGGGGCGGCTCCCCCATCCTGCCCGAGGCGGGGCTCGATCTGCGCGACGCGGTCGAGCAGTTCGAGAACGCGCTCATCGTCCAGGCGCTGGAGCGGACCGGCTGGAACAAGAACCAGGCGGCGTCGATCCTCCAGATGAACCGGACCACTCTGGTCGAGAAGCTGAAGAAGAAGGGCATCTCCAAAAGCCACGTGGCGGCCTGA
- a CDS encoding chemotaxis protein CheB: MSDQKDESRGDEDEPPLTVAGVGASAGGLQALQELLAGLPNRLPAALVVVQHLSPDFESKMDELLAAHTDWRIQVAEHEQPLERGVIYLMPPKVEMIVSAGRLLLKDREPDPGVWLPIDTFLRSLAEDVGPRACAVILSGTGSDGSRGCTAVHQAGGLVVSQDPASARFDGMPMSAIDTGHVDLVLGPAQIGEAIARYSERVSRDERPFLVEEQHEGLEGIFEILAKDTGVDFGAYKSSTIGRRLDRRLLMTGARDLDEYLDKLRESPVEREALYRDLLIGVTSFFRDADAFAKLEKNVLPELIENLDEGQPLRVWSAACATGEEAYSIAVAVHEAFRQANRKPRLRLFATDVHRGSLEVASSGVYGEEALADMSKERRDRYFAREGERFRVRDEVRNQIVFAYHNVLRDAPFTRLDLVICRNLLIYFRPQAQRKALALFHFGLKSQGILMLGPSESPGSLAEELTPVHRRWKLYRKRREVRLPPELRSLTRARRKPEPLRSSPDDLLERSRRVLLERYAPASLIVSGDHTLLRSEGGASRYLTHREGAASLQILDMVDGELKYALASSLKRAREHGPGKPVRFEAVPHRSADQEQMLAITAELLDGEVEAFLVTFEERAPAEPVVMDADEQPRDGLARERVESLELELRYAKENLQATVEEMEASNEELQATNEELIASNEELHSANEELQSVNEELYTVNAEHQQKISELQQLTNDVEHLLEATEVHTVFLDSELRIRKFTPKMAETFHLIDRDLGRPIESFSHRLDHPDLGRDLYAARDEGRRIEREVEDGDGHCYLMRVLPYQPREKVEGVVLTLIDISAVRRTEARLELREMELEAILEHSPFAITARDPSGRLRMASREARRLFGIEESDVPTRLERTDRQVLESGEPAVIEEACDVDGASRTFLTSKFALPGPEGANVGVASISLDITDRKFVEEQQRRAVEQRDRFLAMLSHELRNPLAAIANAAHVVERSDEADFGRAIGVMKRQTQHVRDLLEDLLDVSRLTMDRLEMRKKPVSLQTVVERSLEAVMGAARSRGVKLQGPERVPELRLLADPSRLQQMLTNVLMNGVKFTDRGRAVRLSVEVEGGRARVRIRDEGVGMAPEEAARIFELFYQREQDIDRSMGGLGVGLSLARKIAEAHDGSIRASSEGRDKGTEVEIELPLPAHAPDADEDDEPSGIRDAASLKVVVVEDQDDNREMLEMLVQMRGHQTVSVADGESAIDAIVDANPDLALVDIGLPGIDGYEVARRVRGRENGSAHFLVALTGYGRAEDKDKAEAAGFDRHLVKPMSKKELTRLLREAQLRRDRGA; this comes from the coding sequence GTGTCGGATCAGAAGGACGAATCGCGGGGTGACGAAGACGAGCCTCCGCTGACGGTGGCAGGAGTGGGCGCGTCCGCGGGCGGGCTGCAGGCCCTGCAGGAGCTGCTCGCCGGCCTCCCCAACCGCCTGCCGGCCGCGCTGGTGGTCGTGCAGCACCTCTCGCCGGACTTCGAGTCCAAGATGGACGAGCTGCTGGCGGCGCACACCGACTGGCGCATCCAGGTGGCCGAGCACGAGCAGCCGCTCGAGCGGGGCGTGATCTACCTGATGCCCCCGAAGGTGGAGATGATCGTCTCCGCGGGGCGCCTCCTGCTCAAGGATCGCGAGCCCGACCCCGGCGTCTGGCTTCCCATCGACACCTTCCTGCGCTCGCTGGCCGAAGACGTGGGCCCGCGCGCCTGCGCGGTGATCCTCTCCGGGACGGGGAGCGACGGCAGCCGCGGCTGCACGGCGGTCCACCAGGCGGGCGGGCTCGTGGTCTCGCAGGACCCAGCGTCCGCGCGGTTCGACGGCATGCCGATGAGCGCCATCGACACCGGGCACGTCGACCTCGTGCTCGGCCCGGCCCAGATCGGCGAGGCGATCGCCCGCTACAGCGAGCGCGTCTCCCGCGACGAGCGCCCCTTCCTCGTGGAAGAGCAGCACGAGGGGCTCGAGGGGATCTTCGAGATCCTGGCCAAGGACACCGGGGTCGACTTCGGCGCGTACAAGTCCAGCACGATCGGCCGGCGCCTCGATCGCCGCCTCCTGATGACGGGCGCGCGCGACCTCGACGAGTACCTCGACAAGCTCCGCGAGAGCCCCGTCGAGCGAGAGGCCCTCTACCGGGACCTGCTCATCGGCGTCACGAGCTTCTTCCGGGACGCGGACGCGTTCGCCAAGCTCGAGAAGAACGTCCTGCCGGAGCTCATCGAGAACCTCGACGAGGGCCAGCCGCTGCGCGTGTGGTCCGCGGCCTGCGCGACGGGCGAGGAGGCCTACTCCATCGCGGTCGCGGTGCACGAGGCCTTCCGCCAGGCGAACCGCAAGCCGCGGCTGCGCCTCTTCGCGACCGACGTGCATAGAGGCTCGCTCGAGGTCGCGTCGAGCGGCGTCTACGGCGAGGAGGCGCTCGCGGACATGAGCAAGGAGCGCCGCGACCGCTACTTCGCACGCGAGGGGGAGCGGTTCCGGGTGCGGGACGAGGTGCGCAACCAGATCGTCTTCGCGTACCACAACGTCCTGCGCGACGCGCCGTTCACACGGCTCGACCTCGTCATCTGCCGCAACCTGCTCATCTACTTCCGGCCGCAGGCCCAGCGGAAAGCCCTCGCGCTCTTCCACTTCGGGCTGAAGAGCCAGGGCATCCTGATGCTCGGTCCGAGCGAGAGCCCCGGCAGCCTCGCCGAGGAGCTGACCCCGGTGCACCGCCGCTGGAAGCTCTATCGCAAGCGCCGCGAGGTCCGCCTCCCGCCGGAGCTGCGCTCGCTCACCCGGGCGCGCCGCAAGCCCGAGCCCCTGCGCAGCAGCCCGGACGACCTGCTCGAGCGCTCGCGGCGGGTGCTTCTGGAGCGCTACGCGCCGGCCAGCCTGATCGTCTCGGGCGACCACACCCTGCTGCGGAGCGAGGGCGGAGCGAGCCGCTACCTGACCCATCGAGAGGGCGCCGCGTCGCTCCAGATCCTCGACATGGTCGACGGCGAGCTGAAGTACGCGCTGGCCAGCTCCCTGAAGCGGGCGCGGGAGCATGGCCCCGGCAAGCCGGTCCGCTTCGAGGCGGTGCCGCACCGCAGCGCCGATCAGGAGCAGATGCTCGCGATCACCGCGGAGCTGCTCGACGGCGAGGTCGAGGCGTTCCTGGTCACCTTCGAAGAGCGCGCGCCGGCGGAGCCGGTCGTGATGGACGCGGACGAGCAGCCGCGCGATGGCCTGGCGCGAGAGCGAGTGGAGTCGCTGGAGCTCGAGCTCCGCTACGCGAAGGAGAACCTCCAGGCGACCGTGGAGGAGATGGAGGCGTCCAACGAGGAGCTCCAGGCCACCAACGAAGAGCTGATCGCCTCCAACGAGGAGCTCCACAGCGCGAACGAGGAGCTGCAGTCGGTCAACGAGGAGCTCTACACGGTCAACGCGGAGCACCAGCAGAAGATCTCGGAGCTGCAGCAGCTGACCAACGACGTCGAGCACCTGCTGGAGGCGACGGAGGTCCACACGGTCTTCCTCGACAGCGAGCTCCGCATCCGGAAGTTCACGCCGAAGATGGCGGAGACCTTCCACCTGATCGACCGCGACCTCGGCCGGCCGATCGAGTCCTTCTCCCACCGCCTCGACCACCCCGACCTGGGCCGCGATCTGTACGCGGCGCGCGACGAGGGTCGTCGCATCGAGCGCGAGGTCGAGGACGGGGACGGGCACTGCTATCTGATGCGGGTCCTGCCCTATCAGCCGCGCGAGAAGGTCGAGGGCGTGGTGCTCACGCTGATCGACATCTCCGCCGTGCGCCGCACCGAAGCGCGGCTCGAGCTGCGCGAGATGGAGCTCGAGGCCATCCTCGAGCACAGCCCGTTCGCGATCACCGCGCGGGACCCGTCGGGGCGCTTGCGCATGGCGAGCCGCGAGGCGCGTCGGCTGTTCGGGATCGAGGAGAGCGACGTCCCGACCCGGCTCGAGCGGACCGATCGCCAGGTGCTCGAGAGCGGCGAGCCAGCCGTGATCGAAGAGGCATGCGACGTGGACGGCGCCTCGCGCACGTTCCTCACCTCCAAGTTCGCGCTCCCGGGCCCCGAGGGCGCGAACGTGGGCGTCGCGAGCATCAGCCTCGACATCACCGACCGCAAGTTCGTCGAGGAGCAGCAGCGCCGCGCGGTCGAGCAGCGTGACCGCTTCCTGGCCATGCTCTCGCACGAGCTGCGCAACCCGCTCGCCGCGATCGCCAACGCGGCGCACGTGGTCGAGCGCTCCGACGAGGCCGACTTCGGACGCGCCATCGGGGTCATGAAGCGCCAGACGCAGCACGTGCGCGATCTGCTCGAGGATCTCCTCGACGTCAGCCGCCTGACGATGGATCGGCTGGAGATGCGCAAGAAGCCGGTCTCGCTGCAGACCGTGGTCGAGCGCAGCCTCGAGGCGGTGATGGGCGCCGCGCGCTCACGCGGCGTGAAGCTCCAGGGCCCCGAGCGGGTGCCCGAGCTGCGGCTCTTGGCCGACCCCTCGCGCCTCCAGCAGATGCTGACCAACGTCCTGATGAACGGCGTGAAGTTCACCGACCGCGGCCGCGCGGTGAGACTGAGCGTGGAGGTCGAGGGCGGGCGCGCCCGCGTGCGCATCCGGGACGAAGGCGTCGGCATGGCGCCCGAGGAGGCGGCCCGGATCTTCGAGCTGTTCTACCAGCGCGAGCAGGACATCGATCGCTCGATGGGCGGGCTCGGCGTGGGCCTCAGCCTCGCGCGGAAGATCGCGGAGGCGCACGACGGCAGCATCCGCGCGTCGAGCGAGGGCCGCGACAAGGGCACCGAGGTGGAGATCGAGCTGCCGCTGCCGGCGCACGCGCCCGACGCGGACGAGGACGACGAGCCGAGCGGGATCCGTGACGCCGCCTCGCTGAAGGTGGTCGTGGTGGAGGATCAGGACGACAACCGCGAGATGCTCGAGATGCTCGTCCAGATGCGAGGCCACCAGACGGTCTCGGTGGCGGACGGGGAGAGCGCGATCGACGCGATCG